TACGTCGGGTCCGGCCAAGGTGAGACGAGCCGTGGAGCAGCTGAGGACTGACGTTCTGAAGGGACTTGGGATCAAACTCCTGGACAGAGTGCTGGAGGTCATggaagaggaggacgagaaTAAACGAGAGGTATAGCAAAGGCTgcaaattttgaagtaccatattttcctcCAAGATGACAAAATATCCTATCATATTCTGCAAAAAGACTGCTAAACCTGTAGTTtagctctgtacaaacatgttctgaaatgtgatttttgtattagtttgtcagttcatatttcagtctttttttgtcaattctcagcttaatctttttattttcaatCTGTATGAACACTTgtgtgccttgaaaaacatttccaaTTTGAGGTAACAGAATCACACATAGATTTAATGAAATAATTTACTATATTAGAGTGTCCTGAGCAAATGTTTGCACCAAAGAGCAAAACGTTCACCATTGCCAATTTAATGAACCAGACAGCAGCATAGTTATTAATAGACATACACCCCATTTTTACTCAAAAGGTATGATTTGAAGATGGTTTAATTTGTAGTTGGTGTGCTGTGAAATCTCTTCAATTAcaagttttccaaaataaatgatcataaatcacttttttgcagtgtcatagattacagtgttgctttttctttctgtctctcagtTGCATCTCCGAGAGCTGATGGGGGATGACAAGTACCAGGCCTACGCTGTGATGGTCCGGCAGCTCAAGTTCTTTGAAGACATGGCTCTCAAAGTGTAAAACCCTCCACTCACATTTCAGTTCACAAAACACTTTTAGATGATCATCACGcttgatttgaatatttctgtgccattttttttcactataaaCTCTGCATCACATTATATTTTgtaatacaatgtaaataattgtatatttttttaagaggaacttttttctattgttttttttttttttaatctatgcaAACTTTGCTTGTTGGCTTAGTATTGTACTTTTAGCACGTATCATAGTTTATGtatttcttgtttctttgttacattttataaaaGGTTAGggctctaaatatgcagaagaTTATATTTATTCACTAGTAAtgtatagttgttgtttttttcttttcaactaaacaaaaagtactCACTTAAACTGGTCTGTtttgaaactttatttaaatgctTGTCCATTATTGAGCAACACTGTAACAAATGTTTCATTATCAAATGGTTCAAAATGAATAATTGACACACTTTTATGCATTTTCTATATAAAAAGTAGGCTGAAGTGAAGATgaggtttagtttatttgtgcTTCTTCTTTTTGATATTCTCTTGAGGTTTTTGGCTTGGTTCACCACTTGTCTCTGGGACAGTTGGCTGCCAATTCAAAGGATTTTTTCTGTACATCGGCCATGGAGGGAGAGTGAGCTGAAATGAGAAGATGcaaatttcaacatttgtgcatgaaTACAAAACCAAGCAGCAGCATTAATTTTAGAACATATAACTTACCACACAAGACACGGCAAAACCAGCTAACACAATGTAGACAGTCCAACCGAACTGCTCCACAATCAAACCGTAAATAAACCCAATTGCCTGAAAATGTGAACAAgatttaattcaaataaaacaaataaaaaataggtcAAGAAAATTAACTACTAATGCAATGTCTTACTGCTGAAACTAGAATTATTCCTTGGAAAATCTGTTCAGCCAGTTTCTGACCCTTATAGTCCTgtaacacaaaagaaaaaatattaagttaacaTTAAAGTTAAGAATATGTGTTAGGATATGAAACTACATACACAGGATCTCTTTTTTCTCAGCAAATCTAATACTTTGTCGTTGTTCTGCTTACATTTCAGTTACTAAGGGACAGGAAAGTAAACAGTGCTAAATGAGGACCCCGAAACTGGTTGAGTATAAAGTTTAGGACTCCACTTTTTTATTGGACtgactattttaaaatataacagaagcaataaatatgtattcattaacaaatacaaaacatccTAAAGTAACTAGTGAAATTGTAATAATTCCCTTTATCAGTGGGTTACAGTTGCATTTTGGAGGAATGATGGGCTATTAAAAAATCATTAAAGACAAAGGTGACAAAATTATCTCTTCCCTTATCCAAATATagatattttcacattttcagacaTCTATGCACGAACATGAATGTATTTGCCATATGATGGGTAGCTTAAAGCGTTCACATTATTTTACAACGCAAACTGTACAAcataaacaatgaaaaatatgttgGATCTAGTTTGCAAGAAAGCAGCTGTGAATTCTGCAAAGCAAATTAACCAGCGCATGAATAAACTGATCAGCTTTTAATGTTAGCGATCCCAAAACCAGCAACAAACCATTACCATGTGAGTCGGGATGGATTTAAATATGGATAACATCTTCTCCCTTCAATTAAGAATACTTCCACGGCGAAAAATGATGAAACTGGACCAAAAAGAAACACTTTTTTATGCACACATCCGGTTTTACAAAAAGATACGTCGCGTTGTAATATGTTTCCTGTTTCTGCTAAGGCCCAAAGATTTGCAGATCTATAAAGTACTTGGATACAACTCGAGCTCGGCTAAATAAGCGCCGCGGCCATCCATTTTGTTAACCGTTAGCAAATAATACTTTAGCTGTCTTTTATAATGCCAGTATAAAATCTAACTAACTTCTATTTTTTTCTCCTTCATTAAGGCCAAAATATTTAATACTTAAATTAGTATTGAACTTACAGCATATCTTATATTCAGATACGTATTTTTAAAGAACACTATTACATATGTTTTACTGCTATTTTGTTCAGGAAATATGACCGTAACCCTA
The sequence above is drawn from the Periophthalmus magnuspinnatus isolate fPerMag1 chromosome 5, fPerMag1.2.pri, whole genome shotgun sequence genome and encodes:
- the spcs1 gene encoding signal peptidase complex subunit 1 encodes the protein MLSIFKSIPTHMDYKGQKLAEQIFQGIILVSAAIGFIYGLIVEQFGWTVYIVLAGFAVSCVLTLPPWPMYRKNPLNWQPTVPETSGEPSQKPQENIKKKKHK